From the genome of Sphingobacterium sp. UGAL515B_05:
AGCTTTTAATAGAAGAATTGAAGAAGGAGGGCGTTACCGTACTTGATACGATCGAATCCTTTGACTACGGCAAATTTGCTCATATCATGGATATTGAAGGAAACAAAATAGAGCTTTGGCAGCCCAATGATCTTGCTTATGAAAAGATGGGCATCGATTTGGGGGCCAAAACCACGAAGTAGGTCTATTTAGTTGGTAACGTAGGGTCTGTCTTTAACATTTGATAATTAAGATAATCAATGCATGCAGCTCCGACGGTTCCCAGGCAGTAAGCCACAAGATCCGACCATAAAAAGCCCTGTCCAAACACGAGCCGCAAAAGCGGATTGTTTCTTATCCATATAAGTAAAGGATGTTGTACAAGCTGTAAAAATTCGATGGCAAAACAAAATATAAGTGTCGTCGTAAAAGAAAATAATAACGATTTCCTCGTAAATAAAAAACGTGACAACCAATAAATCATAACCGCATAAAGTACATCGCCGGTAATGGTAGGAATGGCGGATATTTTCCGTGACAACAAACCCATGAAGATGGTTAAAGCAACGCGAAGTAGATAGTGTATTTTTGGTTTCATCGAAACGAATGCGCTACAGTGTTATTGCCTAAAATAGGAGATCGTTTCAACGGGATTACCAAAGATCTTTTTGGTCCCTTTTTTCTGTGTAAATCCACCATGTTGCGCGATTATATTTGCAATGGAGAAAATAACATTCATATCGTTTTGAGGGTGAATAGTGGTAAGTAGTTTTCTATTCTGGTCGAATAGTTGAAGTTGGTTGACCAAGGAACGATTTATTTCCATGGAATGAATTACTTCTAACGGAATAATTTTGTTCTCCTTTCTCGGTTGTTTAATGGATAAGTTATTTTTATCAACTTGTATTTCTATCTTGGGATTGATGAATTGCAATAATATGACTAGGGGACCAATTACGACGACAGCAACCAATATCCCAAGACCTTTTGCCGAACCAAAATTGTTTACGGCATCAGCTAATCCATTTATGCCGCCAAAAATTAAACAGCATAGGATAAAAATAACAATTAGGTAACCACATCCAAAGATCAAGCCCTTTTTAACATTATGTGATTTAAATTGAAAGGTATCCATAGTGGTGACTTCTATTTTACACGTTTTTATTTTAGTAAAGATATTTATATTTATGCAATCAGCGCTATCTTAGCAAAAGAGATTTTGTTATTTTATTAGAGGATCCATTGGAAAAAAAGAACACATCGGAAAATATCATTGAAATTAAAAGAACTAATTTTCAGCGGAAGTCAGCATATTTTCAACTGTTGAATTATGGGCTATTTTCAATACTCGGAATTGTAAGTATATTTTGGGATTGGAAAGCCAGCATTGCGCCAATAATCTGCGTCATTGCTTTCTATTTAATCGAGCGGAAAATTGATTTTTGGTCAAATGTCCTCTGGTTTATCATCGCTTTTTTAATCCTTTCATTTTCTTTGTCGTGGATATTCAGCTTGTCTTTTGGTATATTTATTTTTCAATGTCTATTGCTTGCAGCCATTAAGCCTGCTATCGTTATATGGAAAGAAACCCAACAGCAGCATACCGATGTGATCTTCGCAATGGGTTCGGAGTATTTTGTATGTTTAAGTCCAGATAACAGTGACTACAAAGGCTATGCAATGAACCCTATGGGGTATAAAAAGCGCTTTCCAATGTCAGCAATTATTTCAGCTCAGCGAGATGGAAATACTTTACTTATTGCCTTGCAGCAGCAGATCGTACGTCCTCGTGAATTGCGTTCAGACGAAATCGAAATTATTCTCGAATATTTTAGAAAGAATAGACCGGACGTTTTAGCCGCAGTTGAAACAAAAATTATCCGTAGGGAAGAAGACCGAATATATTGGGTCAAGCTTATTGTTATTGGTATTCCATGTATATTGGCTGGACTATCCATCTATTTTTTTGCAGACAATGGAAGGAATACATTAGTCACAATACTTTGTATTGTTGCTGCATTGTTTCTTGGTTTAATTTTATTGAGAATTACAAATTTGATATATCGTTCATAAGGATGGAGAAGCCATCCATTTATTTTAAAAAGTCTCCGTACCAATGTCCAGAGGACTTGACGATGCGCTGTTGATTGTTAAAATCAACATACACTAGCCCAAATCTTGGACGGTATCCTTCAGCCCATTCGAAGTTGTCCATGAATGTCCATACAAAATACCCTTTGACATTTATTCCTTCTTGTTTTGCGCGATAAACCTGCTGTAAAGCTTCCTGTAAATAGCGCAATCTTTTGGGGTCATGTACTAAACCATTTTCAATTTGATCAGGAAATGCTGCACCATTTTCGGTAACAATTAAAGTGGGTATATTAGGGTAGGCACTAAATTTCTTGAGCATATAATAAATGGAGGCTGGGTAAACTTCCCAGTTCATTTCGGTCATTTCAACTTTGCGGTCTTTCGCCGACACTATCTTCGCTTGAAGATAAGGAACGAACATGGCGTATCGTATAATTTCCCGTGTATAATTTTGCACGCCAATAAAGTCCATATCAAATTTTAGATCTCGCTCATCATTCGCGTGCATATACTTTTCAATTCTACCCAGTATTTTAATCTCTTGCGTTGGATAGCCCATTCCTAGTAGTGGTTCTATGAATAGGCGGTTGAGCAATACATCTGCTTTCTTCGCCGCAATAATGTCTCTGTCTTTCGACGTAAATGGTTCAACATGGGAGCAAGAAAAAGTCGTTCCTACTTCGCTATTAGGCTTTAAAGACTTAATAATTCGGCCACCTTGAGCTTGTGCTAATGCAGCATGATGGGCCGCAGCTAAAAAATTGCCCAAACCTTTTCGCTCTGGTGCATGTACACCGAAGAAATAACCTGCAGCAGTAAATACTGTAGGTTCGTTGAGAACCATCCAATGCTTGACACGGTCCCCGTAGGTTTGCACACATTTGGAAACAAATTCTCCAAACCAATCTTTCACATCACGGTTTACCCAGCCACCTTTCTTTTCCAACGCATGTGGAAGATCCCAATGATATAAGGTAGGCCAAGGCGTTATCCCTAACTCAAGGGATAAATCGATCAAACGATCATAAAAATCCAATCCAGATTGATTTACCGCACCAATGCCAGCAGGAAATATACGACTCCATGATAAAGAGAATCTGTAATTAGGAATATGCATTCCCTGCATCAAATGCAGGTCCTGAACATAGCGATTGTAAAAATCACAGGCCTCATTACCATGTTGATTTTGAAATATACGGTTTCTTTTTTTGACGAATATATCCCAGATAGAAGGGCCTTTTCCATGCAAATCATGTGCTCCTTCAATCTGGTAGGCAGCTGTAGAAACTCCCCAAATAAAATCTTTGCCAAAGGCATCTTTGGTTAATAGCATTTACAAAAATAAAATTATCGGACCTCAATGCCGTTTTTAAAAACAATTAAGTTTTGTGGAATCTTAATGGAGAATAGAATGAATTGAATCGACCCAAAAAGATTCTAAATATAATCCGCTGGAAAAAATAGTTTATCGTTTTCATAATAGATACATTAACTCCGTTGACTACATTAATTATCGCATTATAAAGTAACAGAACTTATATGAACTGGATATAAACTATATGTTAAATATACGAAAAAATAATTTCCATAAATATCGGTAACTAATTCGTCCGCGTAACGGCTAACACACTATCCCTCGAGCGTTATTTTTTCATTCAACCATTGTATCAAAGACGCTGGTTGAATGGAGACAGAATCGGTTGGCACTTATTTGATTTCAAATTCTGTAAATATTGTTCTTTTAAATTCTAAAACTTCGGGAGCAATTTTAAAACCTTCACCGCCATAGCCCTTATTGAATGTTTCTAAAGCCATTCCTGTTCTGTACTGCGTTGATTCGTTGGATGCGCTTCCATCATTGGACAGAAATAGCAGTTTCCCGATTTTAACATCAGCCCTAGATGCAAGTTTTTTTGCCGATTTTAAAGCATCATCATATGCAATAAGATCTGCTTCTCTTAAAATACTGTCTGCTTTGGAGTGGTCAAATGAGATAGAGCCGATTCCACTAATTTTTGTTTCTAACAATTTTCCCGTTAATTCTGTGAATTTCGATAAATCATGTAAAACAAAATCGATTGTTTGCTGTGCTTGATAACCTATAAATTTATTGGTATTACCAATGTATTGATAGTCCTTATTTGCAGACACGCTACTCGTTTTGATATCTTCTTTTTGATGTCCATATTTTTGAAGCAACGCTATTACGGTGTCGACTGTTGCTTGTGTTTCTCGTACCGCGTCTACCATTCTGGGTTTTGTGAAAGCCGTATTGATGGTCAGGGTGACCTGGTCGGGCATGATCCTAATCTTTCCTTCGCCACTTACACGAATTCTGTTTTCACTTTCCTTTGATACCGGACCACAAGACGTTATTAAAATTATGCTGCTCAAGCATATAAAAAACATAGCGATTGTTTGCTTTTTCATATTACATGATGTTCAAAGTGATATTGTAATTAGTAAGTTTCACCCTAAATATAATAAATATATCCCGAGGTAGGGTCAGCGACTAAAACAATATTAGCCAAAATAACGGGGTGTAAATTCAAAAAGCAGGCTATAACCTGCTTTTTGTTCTTGAAATAGGACTATTTTTTTAATTAATACTTTTTGAGTAAATTTTAAGCTGTTTTTGCAAGGATTTTCTTGCCATGTGTATACGTGTTTTCACAGTTCCTTCCGGTATTTGTAAGTGCTCTGCAATTTCATAATATTTAAATCCTTCCAAAAACATGGCAAAGGCGTCATAATAGTCTTTCGATAAATTATTGAGCGCATGCTGAATGTCAGAAGCAACAAAATTATCTTCTCCGCGATTGGTTGTTATTTCATTGCGATAACCAGTGCTGATGTATTCGCTTCTGTAATTTTCTAACCTTTTGTTACGTGTATATTGATTGATATACGTGTTTTTCATAATGATATAGAGCCAAGACATCAATTTCGGATGTTTCAGGAATTTTTCGATAGATGCTAGCGACCTCACCATGGTCTCTTGAACCAAATCTTCCCGTTCATCCGGATCGTTTGTAAATTGCGCTGCCAAATATTTTAATGTAGGTCTTTTTTCCTTAAACAGTTGATCGATTGTTGTATTTTCCATATTATCAAATTTTAAGTGTCTATCTTTTCTACATGCACTGCAATTAAGATGCTAGAAAAAACAATTTGGAAGGATGGATTGAGGCAAGTGTTATCAAGCGAGTAGATTTATTTATTATTTTAAATAGTTGTTATACAGGGTTTTGTAAAGATTAATCGCTTAGTGTATTGGTGCTTTATTTGAACTTTTTTACTTTAACAACAAGTGTTTTCCTGTTTAAATTCCCCCATTTATCTTTTTTATGCACGTATTTATACGTAGTACTTTAAAAGATACATCTTTTATCTAGATAGATGTTAATTTTTAAAACTGTTCGTACCTTAAATTGGTTATTAGTTACAACATGAAATGAAAAACAATATGGGGGACGTGAACAAAAAAACATATTTTGACTTATCAGATGGTCCGAAAGGGCAATCTGAAGGTCTTAAAGATCAGTCGGAATTAAAGGAGGTGTGGTACGGTAGTCAAGAAGACTTTTATAAATCGATTATTAGAAATCAACAGGAAGATCTCGGAAAAATAGGACGGTATTTTCGTGATGAATTGGCACAGGAGCTCTATGGAATGCGTATATCGCTTCAGAATTTTACAAATCGCTATGGTGATTTTGAAGAATTACGTTGCCTAAGTGATTCATTGACTTCCCTAGTTGTAGAAATCCGCAATAAAGCTGGATTGCTATATAATCCCATATTAAATGATCTGGGAATTTTCCATGCCGTTGATGAAGTCGTGGCCACTTACAAAAAACGTTCTGGTTTTACAATTGATACGCTACTTGATCCGCATCTGAGAGAACTGCATCAACAGTCACAAGTTCATTTATTTAAACTCTTGACAGCTATTTTTCAGTACTTAAATGATGAGATACCCGCACAGGCAATCTCAATTTCAGTGCAGGTGATCGAATTTGACATCCTTATTAAAGTATCGCCGTTTTTTCAGCAAGGAGGAGCCTTGTCGGTATCAAAACTCGAAAACAGCCCAATGCGTTTGATGAAGATTGCCGAGCTCTACAATGCGCGGATTATGAATGATACGCTTGCGGCAGGTATTTTACTAAAATTGACTATTTAAAAAGATAATAATGATAAAAATCCTATTGGTTGAAGACCACATGGTTGTACGTAACGGAATAAAATTACTATTAGAATCTCAAGAAGGATTTGAAGTCGTTGGCGAAGCGTCGAATGGCAAAGAGGCGCTCGACTTCCTGAGGACAAATCC
Proteins encoded in this window:
- a CDS encoding GH1 family beta-glucosidase; the encoded protein is MLLTKDAFGKDFIWGVSTAAYQIEGAHDLHGKGPSIWDIFVKKRNRIFQNQHGNEACDFYNRYVQDLHLMQGMHIPNYRFSLSWSRIFPAGIGAVNQSGLDFYDRLIDLSLELGITPWPTLYHWDLPHALEKKGGWVNRDVKDWFGEFVSKCVQTYGDRVKHWMVLNEPTVFTAAGYFFGVHAPERKGLGNFLAAAHHAALAQAQGGRIIKSLKPNSEVGTTFSCSHVEPFTSKDRDIIAAKKADVLLNRLFIEPLLGMGYPTQEIKILGRIEKYMHANDERDLKFDMDFIGVQNYTREIIRYAMFVPYLQAKIVSAKDRKVEMTEMNWEVYPASIYYMLKKFSAYPNIPTLIVTENGAAFPDQIENGLVHDPKRLRYLQEALQQVYRAKQEGINVKGYFVWTFMDNFEWAEGYRPRFGLVYVDFNNQQRIVKSSGHWYGDFLK
- a CDS encoding SIMPL domain-containing protein, producing the protein MKKQTIAMFFICLSSIILITSCGPVSKESENRIRVSGEGKIRIMPDQVTLTINTAFTKPRMVDAVRETQATVDTVIALLQKYGHQKEDIKTSSVSANKDYQYIGNTNKFIGYQAQQTIDFVLHDLSKFTELTGKLLETKISGIGSISFDHSKADSILREADLIAYDDALKSAKKLASRADVKIGKLLFLSNDGSASNESTQYRTGMALETFNKGYGGEGFKIAPEVLEFKRTIFTEFEIK
- a CDS encoding RNA polymerase sigma factor, whose protein sequence is MENTTIDQLFKEKRPTLKYLAAQFTNDPDEREDLVQETMVRSLASIEKFLKHPKLMSWLYIIMKNTYINQYTRNKRLENYRSEYISTGYRNEITTNRGEDNFVASDIQHALNNLSKDYYDAFAMFLEGFKYYEIAEHLQIPEGTVKTRIHMARKSLQKQLKIYSKSIN
- a CDS encoding DUF2809 domain-containing protein, whose amino-acid sequence is MKPKIHYLLRVALTIFMGLLSRKISAIPTITGDVLYAVMIYWLSRFLFTRKSLLFSFTTTLIFCFAIEFLQLVQHPLLIWIRNNPLLRLVFGQGFLWSDLVAYCLGTVGAACIDYLNYQMLKTDPTLPTK